In Salvia miltiorrhiza cultivar Shanhuang (shh) chromosome 4, IMPLAD_Smil_shh, whole genome shotgun sequence, the DNA window TAGCTTTTGAAAATGGGACGCGGCCCTGTTCGTTCGAGCCATGAGGTGATGATCGAGCGAAGACTCAACCGTCGACGGCGAACCATGACGACGTACAGTGGCGCGCTGGACTCGTGCCCAGCAGCGGTGGTTCCAAGGGCAGCTGCTGCGCTTTTAAGAGGCGTTAGGGCTCGACCAGTAGTCAGAGCAGAGAGAGGGAAGAGCAGAGTCGAGAGGTCAGAGCAGAGAGCGAGGGGCAGAGCAGAGAGTAGAGAGGGCAGTGCAGAGAGAGATAAGAGCAGAGAGCGAGGGGcagagcagagagcgagagGGCAGAGCAGAGAGTGAGAGATGGCAGTACAGCTTCGCCAGACCTCAGAGCGGCGACAGCAACGGCCGCTCGCCGGTTGCATGTTGACGGCGGCGAAGGCGGGTTTGATTTTCTGATTTCAGAAAAGAAAGGCCAAGCCTTCCATTGTTCTGTCAGTTTGAGAGAGAGGATAGTGAGACGGTAAGGTGTGCCGCCCTCGGCCAGGCACGGCCAcgccggcagcggcggcggcgctcgcCTCGGCTGGAGacggatcgagagagagagagaaccgatggGAGAGTCTGTTTTGAGGAGAGAGAGGGACCGAGTGGGGGAGATAAGGAAGTGTTGGGCAAAAATTTTGGGCTTGTCATTTATTTGTTTTGGGCcaccttttttttatttgggccGATTTCATATTAGTAGAATGGGCTGTAATTATTCAAGCCACTCTTATTTAAATCTTTGACTACCTTATATTTGGGccttttattttggattaatttcattattattcttttatatttatttaagctCGATAAATTATCATCCAGTGGAGATTGTGTGGAAAAACTCGATAAAATTTAGTACactttatttcaaattttaaagattatgtggaaaaactaaaatttgtcCAGACTTTATGTATTTTAAGAAATTTCCGCATAAAAATATACCTATAAGGATATAATTAATCTTGCAATGCCACTTGTTCTACTTAATTCTATCTTTAGATCATATTGGCATGATCACATGGCCTTCAAAAGGAAGAATGAGTGATGATGGCTGCATGACGTGATcatgactctctctctctccccccctcCCCAAGAATTTGGGAGAACATTGGCATTCAAAATTAAGTAGATGAGTTGCATGCATGAAAATGCATTAGCAGCAGATGATTTTCAGATGGATCTTGATATAAGATCCATCTGAAAATCATCTGTATTATATCAAGATTCATCTTAAAATCATCTGTTGCTAGTGCATTTTCATGCATGCAACTCATCTGCTTGGAATAGAATTTCAATGCATTCATTAGGGAATTAATTTGGTCTCAAGAAATTCGGTAGAGGAGAATGAGATTGGAGGCTAAAGactcaatattttattttttccttaaGTTTGAAACTAAGTTGATGGTTTATTAATTCTTGAAAGGATTATGTTTTAGTGTCAAAGCCATTTATACACATAAATAAATGCTTAAAATTAATGGGGGTAAAATAAAGAATTGCCAACAAATTACTATATTGGCATCTAACTTCTTGGCAGTTTGAAACGAAGGTAAGGATAATTATTactagaaaataaatttaatcttcttcatttttgtttATATTATTCTGATAGTCGGCAAGGATATTCCAGGAAAGATTTCAATGGATATGGTGGGCTAATTTAGGTTTTTTGATGTGACATGGGTTATATTTTGAAACATTGAAGAATTGATCAACCTTATTTGGGTTAGATTTTTTATCTGCCTTCGACTCGGAAAAGTATGTTTAATTTGtttgatatatattttaataaatattagctGAATATAGTGTGAACGAAGAAATGGTCCATCTTTATAAGTGAAATGAAGAAATAATAGTGTGACATATATATGGAGAATGTATACATAAAAAAAGCGCCGATTTATCGGCGGCAGCTCCGCCGCCGGCGATTACCGGCGGCTTTCCGACGGCGGAGCTGCCGACCCATAGATTTTGAATATATGGCGTTAATACCGGCGGTAAAATCGCCGCCGGTGTGGCCGCCGGTAAAAATTAAGGCCGCCGGTAAATGTCAATTATAATTACATACGTATGTGGCaattataatcacaaaattataGTGCTTAATTgtacaattataatttttttcccgTATAATCTTATGATTTTATGCACTAGCTAATAACTATATATACTATACTACActtatgaaataataataaatgttatttttaaattataaccCAAACTTTGACAACATAGCAACTTTTTAGcctaatttaaaaatattactacaaAATACAATTTATAATTATCTTTGTTGTTCACTTAATAGTATAAACCAAATTTTCCATCAActtaaattgatatattttcaAGAATCAAGCAtctaaaatagtaataattcttATAAACAACCAGAAATGCATCAATGAAGACTTTCTTAAGTTCCCGAAAATTGTGACATAGAGACTAGTATACgctcattcgtgcgatgcacgacggacatcaaaattaaatgataaatttaaataaataaatataaataattataaaaaattaaaatataaacaaatacagaatatgttttaataaaatataataattcacatgaattactcaataaaattctgaatttaaaaatataaattttcaatttatacaaagtgtaatgataattatagttattaaataaatttaaaaattattttacaatgaaaatttgcactatgcatatattattcatcataataaatatttttatacacaaacataaataaaaagttataatttttatggaatagaaagaaaataaaatattttaaatttttcataacttattcttttaaattcatttttaattatttttatactatattaaatttaagatgcatattgattatttttttcatgatcaaatttgatgacgtttagaaaataattacaatataaaaaagtaaaaagaaaaaaatagcaaaaatttttggtggaagaagaggggaaaaaaaagagaaggaaaaaatACCTTTTTATAtaggttaagtaccaaattctcCCCTATCGATGACGTCCCTATCGCGTGCAAGATCATGTAGTCAGGGTAAGAgatgtttactacctcaacgtggcaaaattgCACCAAATTGTCCTCGCCACTTAACGGAGCTTAACATCGTTAGAAATgaaattctctctctaaacAAATCCTTCATTTCATCTCCCATCCCGGAACCAGAACCATTGTCGCCTCCGTATCCGCCACCGGAACCATATCCAGCACCACCTTGGCCCATGCCAgagcctccaccaccaccactacCCCACCCTCCGCCACTACCTCCATAACCACAAGACAAGATCAcaaccattaaaaaaaaaaccaccaCTAAGAAACTACGTAATTATGTGCCTCCATGATTGGCAAATTACAAGACAAGAGAATTAAGGAGGTGGTGGCGGCGCTCCGCCATTATAGGGCAGCATATTCATGGTGATGGAGTGGAAGATGTGAAGAAgagaaaattgaaatttaaaaaccgGAAACTCTGGATGTATTTTGATTTAGGGGAAGGGAATAAGAGAAGAAGTGAGGGGGAAGGAGAGAAGCGGCCACACTGCGCCCAAAGCAGCGAGAACCGGCGACGTCCGCTAGAACAGAGTCGGTGTGTGTCTGTGCGCCCTGTATCAAACAGAGAAGGGGAGGAGGCCCGGCGGCGCAGGGGGGTATTTGGTCCCGTTTCTACCGTTCAATtttcatattaattaaaaaaaatggacgGTGTTATTGTCCGTTAAGTGGCGGGGGAATTTGGTGcaattttgccacgttgagatAATAAACAGTTCTAACCCTGATTATagggtcctgtacgcgatagggacgtcatcgatagggggaaatttggtacttaacctttttatatattatatagattagtaCAGGttatattcataaaaaaaattaaattcacgCTATATTAATCTTTTAATATttcatactccatccgttccacCGAATTTGAgtcgtatttctttttgggctgtTCCGCCGagcttgagtcatttccttttttgccaaaaattaggcaatttaaagcactaatttacaaaattaattgcaccccttattaccttctctctcttactttatcactttattacattctctcttctaTAGTCTCACTTTtatattacacacttaaaacactaatctacaactttttaattctcgtgcccaaaagaaacgtcTCAAGCTTTgcaggacagagggagtactattttcaTGAAAACTACGACTTCATCTTTTTCTTCGACTGACACGCGTattactaaataaaatattgagCTAACAAGTTGAAGAACTATGTGTTGTCTTATTAGTGGAGGTTTTTTTATTGTCGTtgaaaattaatgtaatttccATTGAAAACCCAGTTTTTGGAATGTTGGGTttgttttattcatttttcttttttttactaaaagAAAGTAAGAAACCAACAGTACATGCCGATACTTACGTGAActtaatttgataaaaaaagaaagaaagaaaagaggaACATGTTCAGCAGATTATACATGTCATGATGTACCCCCTACAATAattgcatatatatatgaaattaatacatgaattaaaatgatatttttcccttctatttttcaacttttttatGCGCATCACaatttttttgcaaaaaaattaaaaatgaagtGCGAATAAATTCTAGATAATGGAGGTAGGGTAAAAGTGTTGATTGAATGAAGAAACagacaagaaattaaaatcctttATCCAACAAGAACGACAAATTGCAATTTCACATCTTATCTTATGTTGTGACATTTGGGATAGTAGATGAAGATTAGCACAGATGTTTAGTAAGTTCGGATCACATCACATGAAAGTCATTGTCTCGAGGGTTGAGACCAACATGTTTACCCGCAATCACTATTTGTACAACATAATTTTCCCTATAATTAGGTTGTCACATTTTGATTTTGCattgaataattaatataaCATTAAAATTGCTTGGTCTATCAATTAGGTCAACCGAAAAGGCATGCATTACAATTGCCACGTCATGTTACAACATTACAACTTaatgcaaaccaaacaatttAGACATCAAATGCTGCACGAAATTGCAATTTGAAACGGCTAATGGCTCGTAAACGAGCTGAATACTAAAAGGCTCAAGTTCGatttgtttaaattttttaatgttTCGAGTTCGATTCGAGCTTGATTTGTCAGATGTTCGTATAAAATGATATTCGAACTCGAATTTGTTAATAACTCATAAAAGGAttgaaaaatattcaaaatgtGTTCTTGATCTTAATCAATATGTTACTAGAACTCAagctcgactcgtttaaggctcgtgcacTTACTTGATTGAAAGTTCATGGACATGCTCGTGaactcgagctcggctcgataaatCATCGAGCTCGAAATCAGGTTCGAGATCGTCTCGTCTACTAATTGAATCGAGCTTCgaataaatttttttgaattaaatatcGAATAACTTGCAAGTAGCTATGTTCATTTACAGTCTCAATATACGTGAAGCTTATAgatcattaattatatataagtaTTATGCTCAATTCCATAAACTGAGGGGATCCCAATTTGTGTCGTTGAAGAAAAAGAATCAAGCACAAGTATAGTCAATTTAGCAGTTAAAATGAAGAGAAGGAATGGGTGTGTGTCGTTTTTTGGGCAATGAGAAGAGATTTTGAAAGTCTGATTTAGATTAACTTATTAATATCACTGCGGTTAACAGttccgaaaaaaaaattagaattaatcCGGATCGTACAACCTTGTAAAAGATGCGACAGCTCATCACAAAAATCATTGTTTTGAATTCTGAGAGATCATCAGATTAATTGGAGGGCCTGTTGATAAGAACGAATAAAATTGTCGTCCACCTACAGTTTTTTACTAAATTATTTTTCCAATTTCGTTTTGTTGCTGATGGAATTCATGTAAAATGACTAGAAGCACCCTATgtcgaatttaaataataaaaaatacaaattaattgagctaattaactaaataaattgtcCCTTGTGCAATTTAGACATCTCTTTTAAAACACTTCAATTATGACCTTTTAAAATCACGTCATTTCGGAGATAAAATTGTGGGTGTCGAAATTACTGCAAATCAAAAGGTGAAATCATTATTGAAATAATTTCAAAAGTAGTTCCGAAACTGCAAAATGGATAAGAAAGAATAGTAATTTATTATCCATTAACCCTTAAAATTCACCGTTACATAATTCCccattattataaaaatttcggaAACTAGTATTACAATTAAGGGACTTGCAGGAAtgtaacattaaaaaaataaaagacacaTTGTTGTTGCAAAACTATTACTCCATATGGGACTTGCAGGAAATAACATGAAATCATTATTGAAATATTTCAGAAGTGGTTCCGAAATTGCAAAATagatcaaaaagaaaattgaaaatagtGATATGTCGGAAATTAACCTTCAAAATTCATGCTAACATAAATCCAAAATAAATTTCCCTTATTCTGTCTTTTctaattaattagaaataaaaaatatcacgGGAATATTGGTAGGTAATTCTGATTAATTTCATGTCTACACTCGATTTAACAGTATTATGGACTACAAATGGACTGCTAATCAAGCCCTGGGTAAAAAGTTGATACTCATAAACTTGAAAGTAATGGAAAACATTTATTAAGATATTAATTATAGAGAGTAAACATCCAAGAAGAATTCAAGAAGGAAAGAAGACTTCACCGGGAACTTTACCTTAATAAATTATTTCGTGATATATGACCAATGGAGTAGTCTCTcctcaaattttattttattttttgtgtcaGCATCTTGCACCTACTTGATATcaacacatatatatttatatgtttgtaTATAAATGATTGATCATGTCTACTTCCAcacctcatctctctctctctctctccatagaGCCACCAAGAAGATGATGCAACCGGAGCTGCTTATGCCCACATGGCCAAACTACAACTTTGCTTGCTCACCGTTTGATCAAAAGGTGTTGTATGATCAAGAAATGGATCTTTGTGTGGTTGATGACTGTGATTTTTCCTATTCATTCATCACATCACCTCAAGACTCCTCTGTTTTGTCTTCAAACTCATGCATCCCAGCCATGATCCTAGATGAGTATCTTGATCTAAAAGATTCGTGCAACGAATTTCAAACATCTTCAGCCATGGATGGAATGGAGATCATTTCAAGAGGAGATATTGAGGGGATATGTGAATGGATAAATGGAGATGGATACATCCAAGAAGATTCCTCCTCTCATGATCTAGTCATGGAAGGAGATGATGGTTGGAGCCCTTCTCTCTCCTCGGATTCCCACGCCCTGGCAGAGACGGATGCAGAGCTCACTCTGATCCATCTGATGAGGGCGTATGGGGAGGCTGAGGAGAATGGGGAGAGGGAGCTAGGCGAGGTGCTTGTGGGGGCGATAAATGGCAAGAGTAGCCCACTTGGAAGCACAAGTGAGCGCGTTGCATACAACTTGTTTGGAGCAAAGGAGGGCCGTGGAGAGGAGAACCTCATGGCCGCGTTCAGAGTGATGTACCAGGGCCTCCCAAATGGGAGACTAGCACATTTCACTGCGAACGCGGCCATTCTTGACTCCATCCCAGATGATGTTGGGATGGTGCAAATTGTGGATTTTGACATGGGAGAGGGGATCCAATGGCCTCCGTTGATGGAGGCGTTGGGGCGGAAGGGGAAGGCCGTGAGGATCACGTCGTTGAGAAGAGAAGAGGAATGcacttcttcttgttggaggtTTGAGGACACCAAGAAAAGGCTTCTATCACAAGGCAAGCAATGTGGGGTGAAGCTCCAAGTTGAAGAAAAGAGTGTTGAGGAAGTTGGTGTTGAGATGTTGAGGATGAAGAGAGAAGGGCAGGGCAGAGATTGGGTGGTGTTCAACTGCATGGTGGGGCTTCCACACATGGGCAGACGACGGCCTAGAGCGAGTGTGGAAGGATTTTTGAAGGAAGGCAAGGCTATGCTGGCTGGTTTTGGGGGCATTGTGGTGCTCGGAGATGGAGAAGCGAGGGATGATCCGGACGGCTGCTGCAGCTACGCCTCCTATTTTGATAGCATGCAGAGGCATTACCAAGGTGTGTTTGAATCTTTGGAGAGGAATTTTCCGGTTTATCTTGCGGAGGCGAGGGCGGCCATGGAGAGTCTGTTTTTGGGGCCTTTGATGTGTCCGGTTGCCTGGTTCCGGGACTGGGAGGAGACGAGGAAAGGCCGCGATTTTCACAACGAGACTCAGTTGGAAGGAAGGAAGCTTAGGTTGGACAGCTTGGTTGAAGCTAAGGAGATGGTGGTTGAAGGGGAGAATTCATATAGTGTTAAGATAGAAGGTGTGAGGGAACATGAAATGGTGTTGCGATGGAAGGAGACACCACTAGTTCGAGTTTCCACTTGGATTTGAATGACACCGGAAACCGGTTGTGCCTGTGAATGTATTAGTATTCTATGATTGTAATGTATAAATGTAATGTAGAGTATAAGTCTATAAGAATAGGATAATTTATAAGAAGGTAAGTCGAGTTAACGAATTGAGTTGAGTTGAGCATAGTAAGCAAGATAGAGCAGAGGTGTTTAATATAAACATGTGAATTCACAATACAAGTATTATCCATCACAAAGTGACATAAATAGCAACTCAACCTATTCGAAGTATACGGAGACAAGCGGGATATCAACGTCGTTGTCGTCTTCGTCCTCGCAAGCAACGACGACATCGAAATGACGGCGGTACGGAGGCAGCTCGGCTTTCGCGACATCTCTGACCAAATCCACCATCTTCCTGTCCATGCGGTCCGCATGCCTCGGGAACATACTGTTGTACAGCAAGCAGCTACCGTACGAGATGCTGTACGCGTTCAAGCCCTTGTCTTTAAGCCATTGGAGAAACTTTCTCAGAGTCGGGTCGCCCCTCAGCACCCACCGGTCCCAAACAGTCCAGCTCAGGTCACGGTGCTTCACGGATGTAGCTGCAGCAGGCTCCGCCATCGAGAAAAAGGGAGTTGCAAGATTTACAAACGTATCCCTGTagtcttccagtttgtgatgtCCATCGAGAACCTTGTAGAGCTCGAGGCAGACGAACCCTGTGGCCATGGCCGTAGAGGTTGCGATGGCAGGGATTATCCTGCCGGCAATGAACTTGGCTTTCAGCTTATCAACTTCGGGAATACTATAGTTTCGGGCCCTCATATTCGCGAGACCAGCAATCATGTCCATATGGAAGTTGCTATCGTCATCCTgcaagaaagaagaaagaaagaaagcaagcaaaaaataaacaaaattatctCATGACAAAAAGAGGCTAACAGACTGTATGTTTCTTTCTATGTTTTGACCACAAATAAATAACTCATGACAAAATTATCatattttgtactccctccgtcccaaacgaaatgtcctatttcttttcgtcaaggagattaagaaatgtgtataaagtagataaagtgggttggtggaaattatttaaatattaagtatagagagagagtgtattgccaaaaaaggaaacaagacatttcgtttgggacagcccaaaaagaaaaacaggacatttcgtttgggacggagagagtattaatcAATATAGATGACCATGGTTTTCAACAGTTTGCATAAGCTTTAGAAGAGTTCTTTCCGCACATAAAATCATACGATGGTGAAATAAATTAAGGCCATGAACCAAACCTCCACAAATTTTCTCAAGCAAACAATTGGCAAATGGCATCATAATGTTGAATTTTTTTCAAGGGTTTCAATCAAATCCGTTAACTCTGGCAGAAATAGGGAGAATGTGACTGACCTTTTCAAACTGAATCGGGTTCATCTTGTATCCTACAGGCAACTTTTGCTTGCACGATTCTAATCTCATGACCAACTCATCAATGACAACAGCGTCATCCATGGATGCAGTCGAGAGACTAGTAGCTTTTTCATCTGTCACAATCTTCGCATCTCTCCTTGGCATGAAATCAGGAACGATTACTTTGTCCACAGCATCGGCCAACTTAGCTGGAGACTTCACCCAATCAGGAACTGGAATGGCAAAAGTTTCTGCACGCAGTATGGCAGCTGCCAAGACAAAGTTTATATGACTCGAATCCTCATTGGAGAAGTGGACTGGGCGCGGAAAACGTTTTGGTGCAGACCAAAAGGGAGCGCCAGAGCTAGTAAGAGCATCCTCAGGAAATGTATAGGTTAACTGCTTGACCCTATTAACAAAGTAGTCCTCGAACCTATAATCACAAACAATACAAATTAGAAACTTCTGATAAATATTTAGAACGATCCTATTTAACAATAATAGTAGAAGGTATATGCGATCATACTTCAAGCGCGCCCAGGTAATGCAGTCCTGGAATGTATCACATTTGTCCTTGTCTAGGCATTCAAGAACGCGTTCCAAAATGTCTCGAGCCTGTGCATCACCAGCTTTTTTCATGGCAGATATGTATTCACTAGGACTACTTAGGTAAGCATTCACCTCAGTCGGAGTCTTCTCGAGCAAACCCTCAAATTCTGACCTAGCCCATGTTAAGCAATGGTCGATGTTGTGTGGAAAAGAATGCACGGTGCACATAGGTGCTTGCTTCTCGGGTGGGTCCCGCGTAGCACCATAGTTTTTAGTTAGGTGAGGAATGACCGTCTGAATATTGCACAAGGCACCCAAGGTTCCGGACTCCAAGAGCGGTTTCTGAAAGTATACACACCTTTGATCAATGTAAAGCCTGGCATTTACATTATCTAGAGCATTGATGACAACACTCAAATTCTCCCAAAATGTGTCGTGAAACACATTTTCAGACTCGGGACTCGCCCGATTCTGCAAAGCTTCCACATGAAGACGTGAGTTGATCAAGGTGGCGGCAGAGGAAGCAACAGTAGACTTCGCCTGGCCTATGTTCCAATCTCTAAATAGAAATTGTCGGGTAAGGTTACTCTTTTCTATGACATCATCGTCTGTAATAGTCATTTTTCCTTCATCGCCACAACAAACCCCCATTAAAGCTAAATTTTTCAAGAATTCACACCCTAGTGCACCGGAACCCACAACAAAAACTTTTGCATCCTCAAGTTTCTTCTGCAACTTTGACCCGAATACTGAGATTTGAGCATCATAACGAGAATTCAAGGGCCTCAAATCATTCGGATCCAAGGGTTCCATCGGAAGAGATTCAACAGAATCAAAATAGAAAAACTGCCAAACAAGTAAATTAATGAATCAATATCAGGAAAAAAACTTAATCATGCATAATAGTAACCATCATTTATCTttcgtcaaaaaaaaaaaaaaaaacatcatttATCATTTAGTCTTTTCGTCAGTGTAAATAAGATGCTCCTTCGAATGACTATCTTAAACCAGATGCATGCTAAAAACTAACCTGGACAAGTGGGTGGAACTTGCCAGAGCATGCCTTCACAACCTCTTGTCCAACAAGACCACCAAACAAGGCAGCCATGGGGTTTAGCACGGCCCTAGCACCAAAAGCAAAATTCCTCAGAAGCTTTTCGTCAATTTCTTCCAATTTACCATCCGCAACAGTATTGTTCATATTAGCAGTAATCACTATTAATTTTTGGGCATCTTCTTCTGATCCCGCAAGAGGGAAGCGACCCATCTCTACTCTAAATTTTTCTAGCGCTTGAAAGGCTAGGTGAAGGAGGCGTGGACGATCAAGTTTGGAGAAGTCACTTAGAAGAAAATCACCAGGGTCCTTAAGTGCCTGGTGCAGTGGCTTGAAACTCAACACTTTTGGCTGTTTAACTTGTGTGACAATACCACCTCTCTCATACTGAGCATAGTTTGTCGTATCCTCTTCAATGGAGAATGAATAAGGCCTAGTATTCATTACCTTTCTCGGTTTTCCATCATTCAGTTCTGTCATCCCTCTCACTTCAGAAAATACAACTAGATCTCCATCTTCGAATTCTACTCTCTCATCATCAACACAAGCTACAAGAGCTGGATTATCATTGCTAATAGATGCAATAATTCCGGTGTGCGGATCCTTACCATCAACATCAAGAACTGTAAATTCAGGACCAAAATCACAAAACACGCTACCAAAAAGACCTCGAACTTCAGATTTGATGAAAGCAATCGGAGGTTGATGTCGGTGGCAATAATCATCGAACTCTATGGCTTTCTCTAAGCTAATATCAGTAAATACAACAGCCtgcaaaaataaatttgaatggACGCACAAGAAAAGATTATGGGCCATAAATTAGGTTGTAACACTAAAATAAGTACAAGAGAGGCAAACATAAATTCACCCaaagaaatatataaaaaaataacacatGGAGATTATACAGATATCCAATAAACAAAGAGTTGGTATTAGAAATGAGCTTGCAGGAGCCTAAGTGTAATAGTAAAAAGAATGGTGATTAGAGTGATGCGGGGGAAGCATTCATTTTGCCCTGTATTCTAAATTAATGCCAGAACCTACAAATTGCGAAGGAAAATAATCTGTTTATTATAAGTAACTGCATCATACTAATGGTTATCAGAGACAGGGCTGCATCACTAATAAGGaattaaataattcaaacaTACAAAAGGAAAATGCAAGCTTAAAAGATGTAGAATAGTTTAGCATTCAATTCAAGTAGCAGAACATGCCGGTAACAACAAAATACAATAAGGTCCTTGCCATAATGTACCTGAAAATCGGCCAATTGCTCTTTAGTCATCTCACTAGTTAATGCAGAAATCATCACTGAATTGTTCAGTTCCTGCAATTTTGTTACAGATGCAAGAGCTCTATTTTTGCCTATATCTTCTTCAGAGAAAATAAAGTTGCTTGACAAATCCCATAACTCTACGGTGCCCACATCATGCAGGCTGACAGATTTAACACCAGCAAGAATAAGGTTCTTTGCTGCAAACAAATATAGGCAccattaaaactaaaaaaatcatagtCATTGATATCAAATATTGGAAAGCCAAACAAATACGATATGTGATATGTTTGTCTCAATGCTCTTTTATTACTATAAGATGCCTCAGTTAACAATGTAATATGCAATATGTGgtctcaatatttttttattttaagaggttTCATTTAACAATGAGATATGTGATATGTTTGTCTTGATATTCATTTATTATAAGATGCCTCATTTAACAATGTGATATGCAATATGTTTGTCTAGATATTATTTCATTGTAGAATGCCGCATCTAACAATATACTATATCAATCATCTCACTTTACTATGTGAGTCTAGCATTGCATATTACACTTTACTATGTCCGTCTAGCATATTTCATTGTGGAAtggaatataaaatataatgagcAATAACACAATTCGCCATCTTGGAAATTGTTGAGGCTAAATAGTCTAAATTGGTGATTATCTTGGAAATTGATCTCTATATGTTGATGCTAAAGTGGTAACTTGATCATGAAAATGGATAATCTAGAGACTGTAACTGGTTCGTGAAAATGGATATGACAATGGCAAATTCCTTAATAAATTACTGCAATGAAAGACTCAACTTTTGTTCTCGATTCTTATTTATGAAAAGCTCCAATATCATAAACATTATCGTAACTGATATTATGCACTTACTAAGAAAAGTTTATGTAAAaagatttcattaaaatttactaGTAGTACAATTTATTCACAAACATAAGCACACATCATTACCTATTTCAGCTCCAAGACCTTGCAATCCAGAAATCAGAATATTGG includes these proteins:
- the LOC131022691 gene encoding ubiquitin-activating enzyme E1 1-like isoform X1, translating into MVNSSGSPEFMLPVKRTTAGAELGLVDSSEPTKKHCANLASDAASSMAGGSSLNGTVAVGNGKLAIGGGNVSEIDEDLHSRQLAVYGRETMRRLFASNILISGLQGLGAEIAKNLILAGVKSVSLHDVGTVELWDLSSNFIFSEEDIGKNRALASVTKLQELNNSVMISALTSEMTKEQLADFQAVVFTDISLEKAIEFDDYCHRHQPPIAFIKSEVRGLFGSVFCDFGPEFTVLDVDGKDPHTGIIASISNDNPALVACVDDERVEFEDGDLVVFSEVRGMTELNDGKPRKVMNTRPYSFSIEEDTTNYAQYERGGIVTQVKQPKVLSFKPLHQALKDPGDFLLSDFSKLDRPRLLHLAFQALEKFRVEMGRFPLAGSEEDAQKLIVITANMNNTVADGKLEEIDEKLLRNFAFGARAVLNPMAALFGGLVGQEVVKACSGKFHPLVQFFYFDSVESLPMEPLDPNDLRPLNSRYDAQISVFGSKLQKKLEDAKVFVVGSGALGCEFLKNLALMGVCCGDEGKMTITDDDVIEKSNLTRQFLFRDWNIGQAKSTVASSAATLINSRLHVEALQNRASPESENVFHDTFWENLSVVINALDNVNARLYIDQRCVYFQKPLLESGTLGALCNIQTVIPHLTKNYGATRDPPEKQAPMCTVHSFPHNIDHCLTWARSEFEGLLEKTPTEVNAYLSSPSEYISAMKKAGDAQARDILERVLECLDKDKCDTFQDCITWARLKYDRIYLLLLLLNRIVLNIYQKFLICIVCDYRFEDYFVNRVKQLTYTFPEDALTSSGAPFWSAPKRFPRPVHFSNEDSSHINFVLAAAILRAETFAIPVPDWVKSPAKLADAVDKVIVPDFMPRRDAKIVTDEKATSLSTASMDDAVVIDELVMRLESCKQKLPVGYKMNPIQFEKDDDSNFHMDMIAGLANMRARNYSIPEVDKLKAKFIAGRIIPAIATSTAMATGFVCLELYKVLDGHHKLEDYRDTFVNLATPFFSMAEPAAATSVKHRDLSWTVWDRWVLRGDPTLRKFLQWLKDKGLNAYSISYGSCLLYNSMFPRHADRMDRKMVDLVRDVAKAELPPYRRHFDVVVACEDEDDNDVDIPLVSVYFE